In Trichoderma atroviride chromosome 2, complete sequence, one DNA window encodes the following:
- a CDS encoding uncharacterized protein (EggNog:ENOG41~TransMembrane:16 (o122-142i194-220o226-244i251-273o293-321i367-388o435-461i494-515o521-544i565-585o605-627i648-665o671-693i700-716o722-738i759-777o)): MDNMAETSGRETESGLHPRHSLSSPTTGLMENLRETISEWPDSGARNDADDDDQGSEYELLMDPNLPEGHESRRRSQADDGLSDDESKRGDEQEEEENSPYPEVRAAVNNFDEEMPCNTVRAWTIGLTLVIFGASMNTIFSLRQPAISIGPLVAQIVAWPIGHGWAKVVPAREFNFFGIKWSLNPGPFNCKEHAIIGVMASVSFSVAYSTDIILAQMVFYKQNFGLLYQILLTVSTQSLGYGIAGVMRKYLVYPASMIWPANLASVTMMNAMYETSDQIDPTVFGGRLPRYTWFGLVTAASFLYYFIPGFFAQFLSVFAFATWMAPQNPVINQLFGGNTGLSIIPITFDWTQVSGYIGSPLVSPWHAIANTLISVVVFYIGLSALLHYSGTWYASFLPMSDASIYDNTGAKYNISRIVDPGIILNEESYKKYSPLFISTTFAISYGMSFAAISSLVVYTYLHHGKYIWKQYMNSTTEKPDIHMKLMKKYKEAPTWWYLTLFSIMLALGFYTVLAYPTNLTWWAFLLAVLISFGFSLPIGIIQAVTNNQIGLNVLTEFVYGYIQPGRPLALMLFKTFGYITMSQALNFVSDLKFGHYMKIPPRTMFMAQVVATTYSCIIQVLVLNTALNIIPDVCDEQQPERFTCPGGRVFYSASVIWGLIGPGRIFSPGQIYSGLFLFFIVGAITPVIIYYAAKRNPKSPVKYLIAPLLFGGPGAIPPATPLNYFSWGIVGFVFQFWIKKRHFRWWSRSNFLTSSGLDLGLALATLFIFFGLTMQGIDPPKWWGNDVVTTTMDYQGTAIRAHVAEGEHFGPSSW, translated from the exons GGCGCGCGCAACGACGCTGACGATGACGACCAAGGCTCGGAATATGAGCTCCTCATGGACCCTAATCTGCCAGAGGGGCATGAATCACGCCGCCGTTCACAGGCTGACGACGGCTTGTCAGACGACGAGTCCAAGAGAGGGGatgagcaggaagaagaggaaaactCTCCGTATCCAGAGGTTCGGGCGGCAGTTAACAACTTTGACGAGGAAATGCCTTGCAATACGGTTCGCGCGTGGACAATTGGCTTGACCCTCGTCATATTTGGCGCTTCGATGAACACAATCTTTTCGCTACGCCAGCCCGCCATCTCCATTGGGCCTCTTGTTGCCCAGATTGTTGCGTGGCCAATTGGCCATGGATGGGCCAAGGTTGTCCCAGCACGGGAATTCAATTTCTTCGGCATCAAGTGGAGTCTTAATCCGGGTCCTTTCAACTGCAAGGAGCATGCGATTATCGGAGTAATGGCGTCTGTATCCTTTTCGGTTGCTTATTCGACAGATATCATCTTGGCGCAGATGGTTTTTTATAAGCAGAACTTTGGGCTGCTATACCAGATCTTGCTTACTGTATCCACGCAGTCGCTTGGATATGGAATCGCTGGTGTCATGCGTAAATATCTAG TGTATCCCGCGTCGATGATTTGGCCTGCAAATCTGGCTTCTGTCACAATGATGAACGCCATGTATGAGACAAGTGATCAAATAGATCCGACCGTCTTTGGAGGTCGATTGCCTAGATATACCTGGTTTGGCCTTGTTACTGCGGCATCCTTTCTCTACTACTTCATCCCCGGATTCTTTGCACAGTTTCTGAGTGTCTTCGCCTTTGCGACGTGGATGGCGCCTCAAAACCCGGTCATTAACCAGCTTTTTGGTGGAAACACTGGCCTGTCCATCATACCCATCACCTTTGACTGGACACAGGTATCGGGATATATCGGATCCCCTCTTGTTTCTCCTTg GCACGCCATTGCAAATACCTTGATCAGTGTCGTAGTATTCTACATTGGCTTATCGGCCCTCCTCCACTACTCCGGGACATGGTATGCTTCATTCCTGCCCATGAGCGACGCCAGTATATACGACAACACTGGAGCAAAATACAACATTAGCCGCATCGTGGACCCAGGTATCATTCTAAATGAGGAGTCCTACAAGAAGTACTCTCCACTATTCATCAG TACCACCTTTGCCATATCATACGGCATGTCATTCGCTGCCATTTCCTCTCTCGTGGTATATACGTACCTCCACCACGGCAAGTACATATGGAAGCAGTACATGAACAGCACCACCGAAAAGCCAGATATTCACATGAAATTGATGAAAAAGTACAAGGAGGCGCCGACGTGGTGGTAcctcaccctcttctccatc ATGCTGGCGTTGGGCTTCTATACCGTGCTCGCCTACCCAACCAACCTCACCTGGTGGGCATTCTTATTGGCCGTGCTGATATCGTTTGGCTTCTCCTTGCCCATTGGCATCATTCAAGCCGTGACCAATAACCAGATTGGCTTGAATGTGCTTACGGAGTTTGTGTACGGCTACATCCAGCCGGGACGACCGCTTGCGCTTATGCT CTTCAAAACATTTGGCTACATTACTAT GTCCCAAGCGCTTAACTTCGTTTCTGATCTCAAGTTTGGCCATTACATGAAGATTCCTCCCAGGACAATGTTCATGGCCCAAGTCGTTGCTACGACTTACTCCTGCATCATTCAAGTCCTTGTTCTGAACACGGCCCTGAATATCATCCCAGATGTGTGCGACGAGCAGCAACCTGAGCGTTTCACTTGCCCAGGTGGGAGAGTTTTTTATTCTG CATCCGTCATCTGGGGCCTCATCGGTCCAGGGCGAATATTCTCCCCCGGCCAAATCTACtccggcctcttcctcttcttcatcgtcggcGCCATCACCCCCGTCATCATCTACTACGCCGCCAAGAGGAACCCCAAATCCCCAGTCAAATATCTCATCGCGCCGCTCCTCTTTGGCGGCCCGGGCGCCATCCCGCCCGCCACCCCTCTCAACTACTTCTCCTGGGGCATCGTCGGCTTCGTCTTTCAGTTCTGGATCAAGAAACGCCACTTCCGGTGGTGGAGCCGCTCCAACTTCTTGACGTCGTCTGGCTTGGATCTGGGCCTGGCGCTGGCcacgctcttcatcttctttggtcTGACGATGCAGGGGATTGATCCGCCGAAGTGGTGGGGCAATGATGTCGTGACTACGACGATGGATTACCAAGGGACGGCTATACGGGCACATGTTGCGGAGGGGGAGCATTTTGGCCCAAGCTCGTGGTGA